The Brassica oleracea var. oleracea cultivar TO1000 chromosome C6, BOL, whole genome shotgun sequence genome includes a region encoding these proteins:
- the LOC106300586 gene encoding UBP1-associated protein 2C-like: MDMLKKRRLDENGNGILNDAHITRLTPHDARKLIERFSTDQLLDILQNAVARHPDVLDLVRSTADADITQRKLFIRGLAAETTTEGLRSLFSSYGDLEEAIVILDKVTAKSKGYGFVTFRHVDGAILALKDPSKKMDGRVTVTQLAAAGNQGAAAAAAHVSDVSMRKIYVANVPVDMPADRLLNLFLAYGEIEEGPLGFDKVTGKSRGFALFVYKTSEGAQAALADPTKVIDGKHLQCKLAIDGKKGKPPGGGPGKDVAAGAGNGHGHGNGMGVAPPPGPYGPAVGGPGGMGGYNGYSGGPPPHHMNSTPSSMGGGPGAYGGAYGGHYGGYGGPGSGGYGLGTSGPYRMPPSSMGGGGGYPESGHYGHSSGSAYPGQHQPVGSSTAPRVPPGGMYPNGPPHY; encoded by the coding sequence ATGGACATGTTGAAGAAGAGAAGGCTCGACGAGAACGGCAACGGCATCCTCAACGACGCGCACATTACCCGATTGACGCCGCACGACGCGAGGAAGCTCATCGAGCGATTCTCCACCGATCAGCTCCTCGACATCTTACAAAACGCCGTCGCTCGGCACCCCGACGTCCTCGATCTCGTCAGATCGACCGCCGACGCAGACATCACGCAGAGGAAGCTCTTCATCCGCGGCCTCGCGGCGGAGACCACGACGGAAGGTCTCCGATCGCTTTTCTCCAGCTACGGAGATCTCGAGGAGGCGATCGTGATCCTCGACAAGGTGACGGCCAAGTCGAAGGGGTACGGGTTCGTGACGTTCAGGCACGTGGACGGAGCGATTCTCGCGTTGAAGGATCCGTCTAAGAAGATGGACGGGCGCGTGACGGTCACGCAGCTCGCGGCGGCTGGGAATCAAGGTGCGGCCGCTGCGGCGGCTCATGTTTCGGATGTGTCGATGAGGAAGATTTATGTGGCGAATGTGCCGGTTGATATGCCTGCGGATAGGTTGTTGAATCTGTTTTTGGCTTATGGGGAGATTGAGGAAGGTCCTTTGGGGTTTGATAAGGTTACTGGGAAGTCTAGGGGGTTTGCTTTGTTTGTGTATAAGACATCCGAAGGTGCTCAGGCGGCACTTGCTGATCCTACTAAGGTGATTGATGGGAAGCATTTGCAGTGTAAGTTGGCTATAGATGGTAAGAAGGGAAAGCCACCAGGTGGTGGTCCGGGTAAAGATGTTGCTGCTGGGGCTGGGAATGGTCACGGTCATGGTAATGGAATGGGTGTGGCTCCTCCTCCTGGACCTTATGGGCCAGCTGTTGGTGGACCTGGTGGGATGGGTGGTTACAATGGGTACTCAGGAGGACCACCACCGCATCATATGAACTCCACACCATCATCTATGGGCGGTGGACCAGGTGCATATGGAGGTGCGTATGGAGGTCATTATGGTGGATACGGTGGTCCAGGATCTGGGGGTTATGGTCTTGGTACGAGTGGTCCGTATAGAATGCCACCAAGTTCGATGGGTGGTGGTGGTGGTTATCCTGAGAGTGGGCACTATGGGCATTCATCAGGTTCAGCATATCCTGGGCAGCATCAGCCTGTTGGTTCCTCCACAGCTCCGAGAGTTCCTCCTGGAGGAATGTACCCCAACGGTCCACCACATTACTGA
- the LOC106300492 gene encoding uncharacterized protein LOC106300492 — protein sequence MRFRSLISLLFLLFFTSSAYARFVSVRPSSTNLISDGINTVVWAEEKEEACEQTYGFMPCTKTALGNVFLILVYGFLMFTAATYLSAGSELLLEILGPGIVGGLFLPMLGALPDAMLIMVSGLSGDAATAQTQVSVGMGLLAGSTVMLLTVIWGTCTVVGKCDLRDNIAVNNRDTKGFHLKDSGVTVDVWTSYAARIMAISVIPFIIVQLPQVLNSTSGRHMAVLVALILSVVMLISYCVYQVFQPWIQRRRLAFAKHKHVISGILKHLKQHALGRLLDDEGQPDEHVIRKLFETIDANKDGHLSAAELKALIIGISFEDIDFDKDDAVGKVLQDFDKTLDEQVDQEEFVRGIKHWLIQAMGAAGPSGPDAGPRTMKFLDHFHVQTKREHALLGDNENGENDEESGEVADPKWITIKAALLLLLGAAIAAAFADPLVDTVNNFSAATGIPSFFISFIALPLATNSSEAVSAIIFASRKKIRTASLTFSELCGGATMNNILCLSVFLAIVYLRGLTWNFSSEVLVILIVCLVMGGFASFRTTYPLWTCFIAYLLYPFSLGLVYILDYWFGWS from the exons ATGAGATTCAGATCTCTCATCTCTCTCCTCTTCCTCCTCTTCTTCACTTCATCAGCCTACGCTCGATTCGTCTCCGTACGTCCATCTTCAACTAATCTCATCTCCGATGGAATCAACACGGTGGTCTGGGCTGAAGAGAAAGAGGAAGCTTGTGAACAGACCTACGGGTTCATGCCGTGTACTAAGACGGCGCTTGGGAACGTGTTTCTGATATTGGTTTATGGGTTTCTCATGTTCACGGCGGCGACGTATCTCTCCGCCGGAAGTGAGCTTTTGCTCGAGATCTTGGGACCTGGAATCGTCGGTGGCTTGTTTCTTCCCATGCTCGGAGCACTCCCTGATGCTATGCTTATTATGG TGTCTGGACTTTCAGGAGACGCGGCAACTGCACAAACCCAAGTCTCAGTGGGAATGGGTTTGCTCGCTGGCTCCACCGTTATGCTCCTCACTGTAATCTGGGGAACTTGCACTGTTGTCGGCAAGTGTGACCTTCGTGACAACATTGCTGTAAATAACCGAGACACCAAAGGCTTCCATCTCAAAG ATTCTGGTGTAACTGTTGATGTTTGGACCAGCTACGCTGCAAGAATAATGGCTATATCTGTTATTCCGTTCATCATTGTCCAGCTTCCACAAGTGTTGAACTCAACTTCTGGTAGACACATGGCCGTCTTGGTTGCTCTAATCCTCTCTGTTGTAATGTTGATCTCTTACTGTGTATATCAG GTCTTCCAACCATGGATCCAAAGGAGACGGCTAGCTTTTGCCAAGCACAAGCATGTTATATCAGGAATCTTAAAGCACTTGAAACAACATGCTTTGGGAAGGCTTCTTGATGATGAAGGTCAGCCTGATGAACATGTCATCCGAAA GTTGTTTGAGACGATTGATGCGAACAAGGACGGACACTTGTCAGCAGCTGAGCTTAAGGCTCTTATCATTGGGATCAGCTTTGAGGATATAGATTTTGACAAGGATGATGCTGTGGGCAAAGTTCTCCAAGACTTTGACAAGACTCTTGATGAGCAAGTTGATCAAGAAGAGTTTGTCCGCGGGATTAAGCATTGGCTTATCCAGGCAATGGGAGCTGCTGGTCCTTCTGGTCCTGATGCCGGCCCCCGGACAATGAAGTTCCTTGACCATTTCCATGTGCAAACAAAGAGAGAGCATGCTCTGTTGGGTGACAATGAGAATGGTGAGAATGATGAGGAGTCAGGGGAGGTTGCAGACCCGAAATGGATCACCATTAAAGCAGCTTTACTGCTGCTGTTGGGAGCAGCCATTGCAGCTGCGTTTGCTGATCCTTTGGTGGACACAGTTAACAACTTCTCAGCAGCTACAGGGATCCCATCTTTCTTCATCTCCTTCATCGCTTTGCCTTTAGCGACCAACTCAAGCGAAGCCGTCTCTGCCATCATCTTCGCCTCCCGGAAAAAGATCAGAACCGCCTCCTTAACTTTCTCCGAGCTATGTGGTGGAGCGACAATGAACAACATTCTGTGTCTCTCGGTGTTCTTAGCGATCGTATACCTTAGAGGACTAACATGGAACTTCTCATCGGAAGTGTTGGTTATTCTCATTGTATGTCTGGTGATGGGAGGTTTCGCTAGCTTCCGCACAACGTATCCGCTCTGGACATGTTTCATAGCGTACTTGCTTTACCCGTTCTCTTTGGGTCTGGTCTATATTCTCGACTACTGGTTTGGCTGGTCATAG
- the LOC106301033 gene encoding malate dehydrogenase 1, mitochondrial-like, translated as MFRSVIVRSSSSAKQSLLRRSFSSSSSSVPERKVAILGAAGGIGQPLALLMKLNPLVSSLSLFDIANTPGVAADVGHINTRSEVVGYMGDDELAKALEGADLVIIPAGVPRKPGMTRDDLFNINAGIVKNLSSAIAKYCPHALVNMISNPVNSTVPIAAEIFKKAGMYDEKKLFGVTTLDVVRAKTFYAGKANVPVAEVNVPVIGGHAGVTILPLFSQATPQANLSADVLTALTKRTQDGGTEVVEAKAGKGSATLSMAYAGALFADACLKGLNGVPDVVECSYVQSTITELPFFASKVRLGKNGVEEVLDLGPLSDFEKEGLEALKPELKSSIEKGVKFANQ; from the exons ATGTTCAGATCCGTTATCGTCCGTTCTTCTTCATCGGCGAAGCAATCGCTTCTCCGCCGCAGCTTCTCCTCCTCCTCCTCCTCCGTCCCCGAGCGCAAAGTCGCCATCCTCGGCGCCGCCGGTGGAATCGGGCAGCCTCTCGCTCTCCTCATGAAGCTCAACCCCCTCGTCTCTAGCCTCTCCCTCTTCGATATCGCTAACACCCCTGGAGTCGCCGCCGATGTCGGTCACATCAACACCAGATCTGAG GTGGTTGGATACATGGGAGATGATGAATTGGCGAAAGCTCTTGAAGGAGCTGACCTCGTTATCATTCCTGCTGGTGTCCCCAGGAAGCCTGGTATGACCCGTGATGATCTTTTCAACATCAATGCTGGTATTGTCAAGAACCTCAGCTCTGCCATCGCCAAGTACTGCCCTCAT GCACTTGTTAACATGATCAGCAACCCTGTGAACTCTACTGTTCCAATTGCAGCTGAGATCTTCAAGAAGGCTGGTATGTACGATGAGAAGAAGTTGTTTGGTGTCACCACTCTTGACGTTGTTAGGGCCAAGACTTTCTACGCTGGAAAGGCTAATGTACCTGTTGCAG AAGTTAACGTTCCTGTCATTGGTGGTCATGCTGGGGTTACAATTCTCCCACTCTTCTCTCAG GCCACTCCTCAAGCCAACTTGTCAGCTGATGTTCTCACCGCTCTCACCAAGCGTACCCAAGATGGAGGTACCGAAGTCGTGGAGGCAAAGGCAGGAAAAGGTTCAGCTACTTTGTCAATGGC CTATGCTGGAGCACTATTCGCTGATGCATGCTTGAAAGGACTCAACGGAGTTCCAGATGTTGTGGAATGCTCATACGTGCAGTCCACCATCACTGAGCTTCCTTTCTTTGCCTCAAAG GTGAGGTTGGGGAAGAACGGTGTGGAGGAGGTTCTTGATTTGGGGCCACTCTCAGACTTTGAGAAAGAAGGGTTGGAAGCACTGAAGCCAGAACTCAAGTCTTCCATCGAGAAGGGTGTTAAGTTTGCCAACCAATGA